In a single window of the Mesoplodon densirostris isolate mMesDen1 chromosome 18, mMesDen1 primary haplotype, whole genome shotgun sequence genome:
- the MAPT gene encoding microtubule-associated protein tau isoform X4 has product MAEPRQEFNVMEDHAQEDYTLLQDHEVDVEHGLKESPLQTPADDGSEEPGSETSDAKSTPTAEDVTAPLVDEGAPGEQAAAQPPTEIPEGTTAEEAGIGDTPNLEDQAAGHVTQEEGRVLGQQREVSERRPANGLSSQVQPSHGQEASGVSELHLGEKQPEAPVLAISHLSQHHPVCQPPLPPGGPQEPHQEWGPKRGEQAEEGLASPKPTYTGCLQTEPGSVKVVQESFLREPGLRGGEATDPGTPGLTCQHVSDMPGAPILPEGPREATHQQSGPEPEDADGSRCGTELLECQLLEDLTQEGPPLKREQGKERLGVEEVDEDRDIDESSPQDSFPSQVSPRLQSPTTRGGPTPEAVSGEAPGISGFPAKGAIPLPVDFLSKASAETRVSEPDGPGEGPPAEGHDGPPEFMFHVEIKANVQKEQGPLEVDLEGAALPGASGAEQEPWGPSEGEDTKKTDLPEPPEKQPAAGLPGKPVSRVPLLKARMVSKGKDGAGPEDKKTKTSTSSSAKTLSNRPCLSSKRPTPGSSDPLIKPSSPAVCPEPSSSPKHVSSVTPRTGSSGAKEMKVKGADGKPGTKIATPRGAAPPGQKGPANATRIPAKTTPTPKTSPGTGESGKSGDRSGYSSPGSPGTPGSRSRTPSLPTPPTREPKKVAVVRTPPKSPSAAKSRLQTAPGPMPDLKNVKSKIGSTENLKHQPGGGKCLLCFVKMPVSFQKGLW; this is encoded by the exons AATCTCCCCTGCAGACCCCGGCTGATGATGGATCTGAGGAACCAGGCTCTGAAACCTCTGATGCTAAGAGCACTCCAACGGCGGAAG ACGTGACAGCACCCTTAGTGGATGAGGGAGCCCCCGGTGAGCAGGCGGCCGCTCAGCCCCCCACGGAGATCCCAGAAGGAACCACAG CTGAAGAAGCAGGCATTGGAGACACCCCCAACCTGGAAGACCAAGCTGCTGGACATGTGACCCAAG AGGAGGGGAGAGTCCTGGGCCAGCAGAGGGAAGTGTCTGAGAGGCGCCCTGCTAACGGGCTTAGCTCTCAGGTCCAGCCTTCACACGGCCAAGAAGCTTCTGGGGTCTCCGAGCTGCATCTGGGGGAGAAACAGCCAGAAGCTCCCGTCCTGGCGATCTCTCACCTTTCCCAGCATCATCCTGTCTGCCAGCCGCCTCTCCCACCAGGAGGCCCTCAGGAGCCCCACCAGGAGTGGGGACCAAAGCGAGGGGAGCAGGCCGAGGAGGGGCTGGCCTCTCCGAAGCCCACCTACACTGGATGTCTCCAGACGGAGCCTGGGAGTGTCAAGGTTGTCCAGGAAAGCTTCCTCAGGGAACCAGGGCTCCGTGGAGGTGAGGCCACAGACCCCGGGACCCCAGGTCTGACCTGCCAGCACGTGTCTGACATGCCTGGGGCTCCCATCCTGCCCGAAGGCCCCAGAGAGGCCACACATCAGCAGTCGGGGCCAGAACCTGAGGATGCAGACGGCAGCCGCTGTGGCACTGAGCTGCTGGAGTGCCAGCTTCTGGAAGACCTGACCCAGGAGGGGCCGCCTCTGAAGAGGGAGCAGGGCAAAGAGAGGCTGGGGGTTGAGGAGGTGGATGAAGACCGGGACATTGATGAGTCCTCTCCCCAGGACTCCTTTCCCTCCCAGGTCTCCCCACGTCTGCAGAGCCCCACCACCCGAGGCGGGCCAACCCCCGAGGCAGTTTCTGGAGAAGCCCCTGGGATCTCTGGTTTCCCAGCCAAGGGTGCCATCCCCCTCCCTGTCGATTTCCTCTCTAAAGCTTCTGCAGAGACCCGGGTCTCAGAGCCCGATGGGCCCGGGGAGGGTCCCCCAGCGGAAGGGCACGACGGGCCCCCCGAGTTCATGTTCCACGTGGAAATCAAAGCCAATGTGCAGAAGGAACAGGGACCTTTGGAGGTGGATTTGGAAGGGGCTGCACTTCCTGGGGCCTCTGGAGCAGAACAAGAGCCCTGGGGCCCCTCTGAGGGCGAGGACACAAAAAAGACTGACCTTCCAGAACCACCTGAAAAGCAGCCTGCAGCTGGTCTGCCGGGGAAGCCCGTCAGCCGGGTTCCTCTACTCAAAG cTCGCATGGTCAGTAAAGGCAAAGATGGGGCTGGACCCGAGGACAAGAAAACCAAG ACATCCACATCTTCCTCTGCTAAAACCCTGAGCAATAGGCCTTGCCTTAGCTCCAAACGCCCCACTCCTGGTAGCTCAGACCCTTTGATCAAACCCTCCAGCCCCGCCGTGTGCCCAGAGCCATCTTCCTCTCCTAAACACGTCTCTTCTGTCACACCCCGAACTGGCAGTTCTGGAGCAAAGGAGATGAAAGTCAAG GGGGCGGATGGTAAACCTGGAACGAAGATCGCCACACCCCGGGGAGCGGCCCCTCCAGGCCAGAAGGGCCCGGCCAACGCCACCCGAATTCCAGCGAAAACCACGCCCACCCCGAAGACCTCGCCGGGCACTG GTGAATCTGGGAAATCCGGGGACCGCAGTGGCTACAGCAGCCCCGGCTCCCCAGGCACTCCGGGCAGCCGCTCCCGCACCCCTTCCCTGCCGACCCCGCCCACCCGGGAGCCCAAGAAGGTGGCAGTGGTCCGCACTCCACCCAAGTCGCCGTCTGCAGCTAAGAGCCGCCTGCAGACCGCCCCCGGGCCCATGCCAGACCTGAAGAACGTCAAGTCCAAGATCGGCTCCACGGAAAACCTGAAGCACCAGCCAGGAGGCGGGAAG TGTTTGCTGTGCTTCGTAAAGATGCCTGTCTCCTTCCAGAAGGGGCTCTGGTAG